A genomic segment from Gemmatimonadota bacterium encodes:
- a CDS encoding universal stress protein, which produces MRRILVPLDGSPLARWALPWALALRAALRGEVELVAVHSPLDIDWGPAAEGVWNVEVRKAEEATLAAEATRIEEAGHPRPSTLLLERAPGPAIVGRAAETDADVIVMATHGRGGVSRAWLGSVASYVVRHADALVLIVHPVDDGTQPDLRALPLVDTILMPVDGSRFAEAATPHAAELAQAFEAGIVLMRAVATPYIVGSPYMPQGTRMYAEERERRLATANDYLQNIETRIEAPGAVRSIVAETEAAHAIPAVAEEEGADLVVMATHGRGALLRTIVGSVADKVMRTSPVPVLLVRPERQELESTPAEEATLEVAPPGPVM; this is translated from the coding sequence ATGCGCCGAATCCTGGTTCCATTGGACGGCTCGCCCCTCGCCAGGTGGGCGCTGCCATGGGCGCTCGCGCTCCGGGCCGCGCTCCGCGGCGAGGTAGAACTGGTCGCCGTGCACTCGCCGCTGGACATCGATTGGGGGCCGGCGGCCGAGGGCGTTTGGAACGTCGAGGTGCGGAAGGCAGAAGAGGCCACGCTCGCAGCGGAGGCCACAAGGATAGAAGAGGCAGGGCACCCGCGTCCGTCCACGCTACTGCTGGAGCGGGCGCCGGGACCGGCGATCGTGGGCCGCGCGGCAGAGACCGACGCGGACGTGATCGTCATGGCCACGCACGGGCGTGGTGGAGTGAGCCGCGCTTGGCTGGGCAGCGTTGCCAGCTACGTGGTCCGACACGCCGACGCCCTCGTCCTCATCGTCCACCCAGTCGACGACGGCACGCAGCCGGATCTCCGGGCCCTGCCGCTAGTCGATACGATCCTCATGCCGGTGGACGGCTCCAGGTTCGCCGAGGCAGCGACGCCGCACGCCGCGGAACTGGCCCAGGCGTTCGAGGCCGGCATCGTTCTCATGCGAGCCGTGGCGACTCCCTACATCGTCGGCTCGCCATACATGCCGCAAGGCACGCGCATGTACGCGGAGGAGCGCGAACGTCGACTTGCTACCGCGAACGACTACCTGCAGAACATCGAAACCCGGATCGAGGCTCCTGGCGCGGTCCGCTCGATCGTAGCGGAGACCGAAGCGGCCCACGCCATCCCCGCGGTCGCCGAGGAGGAGGGCGCGGACCTGGTGGTGATGGCCACTCACGGCCGCGGAGCACTGCTCCGGACCATCGTCGGCAGCGTGGCGGACAAGGTCATGCGAACCTCGCCGGTACCGGTGCTGCTGGTGCGACCCGAACGGCAGGAGTTGGAGAGCACGCCGGCCGAAGAGGCCACGCTCGAGGTCGCGCCGCCCGGACCGGTCATGTGA
- a CDS encoding VIT1/CCC1 transporter family protein, translating to MSKSTPSNHPTLVTPRDVARHYLGDVVYGANDGIITTFAVAAGVAGANLSPAVVLILGGANLLADGFSMGASNFLSVRSAAAVERLEADSISEPFALKHGFATFLAFVVAGSVPLLAFAFPLGGLDPFSVTVVLTLATLFVVGAARTFVTRGRWWIEGAEMFAVGATAAAVAYGVGALLAGIVP from the coding sequence ATGTCCAAATCGACGCCAAGCAATCACCCGACCCTCGTTACGCCGCGAGATGTCGCGCGACACTACCTGGGCGATGTCGTCTACGGGGCCAACGACGGCATCATCACGACGTTCGCGGTCGCCGCCGGCGTGGCCGGCGCGAACCTGTCGCCGGCGGTGGTACTCATCCTGGGAGGCGCCAACCTGCTCGCCGACGGCTTCAGCATGGGCGCGAGCAACTTCCTCTCCGTCCGCTCCGCGGCGGCCGTCGAGAGACTGGAGGCGGACAGCATCAGCGAGCCCTTCGCGCTCAAGCACGGGTTCGCCACCTTCCTGGCGTTCGTGGTGGCGGGCTCGGTGCCGCTACTGGCGTTCGCGTTCCCGCTCGGCGGCCTGGATCCGTTCTCCGTAACGGTCGTGCTGACGCTGGCCACGCTCTTCGTGGTCGGGGCGGCCCGCACGTTCGTCACCCGGGGCCGATGGTGGATAGAGGGCGCCGAGATGTTCGCCGTTGGCGCGACCGCGGCCGCGGTCGCCTACGGCGTCGGAGCGCTGCTCGCCGGTATCGTACCGTGA
- a CDS encoding DUF5335 family protein, whose product MPAIAKPDWITTLADFTNRNVNYPVRLEVDMVDLGAQTEASDTLLRGVSYDPRSGDVEVMLVPADGAHLTHAIHDPSEIDLLGPSGQRREVLRIAHVGGQTLLHVLSPDMPI is encoded by the coding sequence ATGCCTGCGATCGCGAAACCCGATTGGATCACCACGCTCGCCGATTTTACGAACCGCAACGTCAACTACCCGGTGCGCCTGGAGGTGGACATGGTCGACCTGGGCGCACAGACGGAAGCGAGCGATACGCTGTTGCGCGGCGTCTCATATGATCCAAGGTCGGGAGACGTTGAAGTAATGCTCGTGCCCGCGGACGGCGCCCACCTCACGCACGCGATCCACGACCCGAGCGAGATCGACCTGCTGGGCCCCAGCGGTCAACGTCGCGAAGTACTGCGCATCGCGCACGTGGGCGGGCAGACCCTTCTGCACGTACTCTCACCCGACATGCCCATCTAG